Proteins from a genomic interval of Salvelinus alpinus chromosome 7, SLU_Salpinus.1, whole genome shotgun sequence:
- the LOC139581292 gene encoding transcription factor Sox-3, translating into MVFCSTLSTPESEHFKAVRMYNMMETEIKSPLPQSNSGSAAGNKNNSANDQDRVKRPMNAFMVWSRGQRRKMAQENPKMHNSEISKRLGADWKLLTDAEKRPFIDEAKRLRAMHMKEHPDYKYRPRRKTKTLLKKDKYSLPGGLLAPGANAVNNGVSVGQRMDSYAHMNGWTNSAYSLMQDQLAYPQHHSINSPQIQQMHRYEMAGLQYPMMSSAQTYMNAASTYSMSPAYTQQTSSAMGLGSMASVCKTEPSSPPPAITSHSQRACLGDLRDMISMYLPPGGDSADHASLQTSRLHSVHPHYQTAGTGVNGTLPLTHI; encoded by the coding sequence ATGGTATTTTGTTCAACTTTATCCACGCCTGAGAGTGAACATTTCAAAGCCGTTCGAATGTATAACATGATGGAAACCGAGATCAAGAGCCCACTCCCGCAGTCCAATTCGGGCTCAGCGGCGGGCAACAAGAACAACAGTGCCAACGACCAGGACCGGGTGAAGCGGCCTATGAATGCTTTCATGGTGTGGTCCCGTGGACAGCGGAGAAAGATGGCACAAGAGAACCCTAAAATGCACAACTCTGAGATTAGTAAGCGGCTCGGTGCAGACTGGAAACTTTTGACCGACGCGGAGAAGAGACCCTTCATCGACGAGGCCAAGCGTCTGCGCGCCATGCACATGAAGGAGCATCCGGATTACAAATACCGTCCCCGCAGGAAGACCAAGACCCTGCTCAAGAAAGACAAGTATTCTTTGCCTGGAGGACTTCTGGCGCCAGGTGCCAACGCTGTCAACAACGGCGTCTCGGTGGGACAGCGGATGGACAGTTATGCTCACATGAATGGCTGGACAAACAGTGCGTACTCCCTCATGCAGGACCAGTTGGCCTACCCTCAGCATCACAGCATCAACAGCCCACAGATTCAGCAAATGCACCGGTATGAGATGGCAGGGCTCCAGTACCCCATGATGTCCTCGGCGCAGACCTACATGAACGCAGCATCCACGTACAGCATGTCCCCCGCATACACGCAGCAAACCTCCAGCGCCATGGGCTTGGGTTCCATGGCCTCCGTGTGCAAGACCGAGCCGAGCTCACCACCTCCGGCGATTACTTCTCACTCCCAGAGAGCGTGTTTGGGGGACCTGAGGGATATGATCAGCATGTACCTGCCTCCCGGTGGCGACAGCGCGGATCACGCGTCCCTGCAGACCAGTCGGTTACACAGTGTACATCCGCACTATCAGACCGCGGGGACTGGCGTGAACGGAACGCTACCCCTAACCCACATTTGA